In one window of Methanoculleus chikugoensis DNA:
- a CDS encoding iron-sulfur cluster repair di-iron protein, ric — protein sequence MTNDLTFDEAMKKHLQTLKQYVPIVARVHGGNHPEFHEVRKLFDTIVKKTKDAGSDKPELNEEFAKLREITDTYTVPGDVCESYEAVYSMLAELDRAYRA from the coding sequence ATGACAAATGACTTAACATTTGACGAGGCGATGAAAAAGCATCTTCAGACATTGAAACAGTATGTGCCGATTGTAGCAAGAGTTCATGGGGGAAATCACCCGGAATTTCATGAAGTTCGCAAATTGTTTGATACAATCGTTAAGAAAACAAAAGACGCAGGTTCAGATAAACCCGAGTTAAACGAAGAGTTTGCCAAACTGCGGGAGATTACGGATACATACACAGTCCCGGGAGATGTGTGCGAAAGTTATGAGGCTGTTTACAGTATGTTGGCCGAGCTGGATAGGGCATACCGTGCTTAA